A genomic segment from Janthinobacterium sp. 64 encodes:
- a CDS encoding lipopolysaccharide biosynthesis protein, which yields MKKQEDLPQQDTEQNENLGSLTDLMSILWHTRRMIIGITVTCIALGLGSTLYLAKYKSEGFLQFGGAIPLPAEKTAKTKDLKEPPAGIQLSDYKRYSAAFGSRGRFDDFVHAAKLDNTPGIAGLRKNITSEKNLNAIVVPIFPFTKLDAKDLMEQPKESSNNVIGLRINYEAQTPEEAQRIVALLGRYTMDTIVYLIYTDSLRFKHLEITAKITKLDNDIIGSKQKLAEYSRRINDLKQIVARYPKTDVQNTSQVVTVTDENSRYLSPVTQLMTAEVEASTAQEVIYQAKREQQQYLLLRDYYDIAKATLDANKSGEAVLRALEASKEHAFKTKDLNDELVKEVYNKVTVDNQNSINLYLEQSRFIAGPSLPENRTTRLSTALMASALLGLFLGCMIALGRQWWLANREQLAD from the coding sequence ATGAAAAAGCAGGAAGACCTTCCCCAGCAAGACACAGAGCAAAACGAAAATCTGGGTTCCTTGACCGATCTTATGAGCATACTGTGGCACACGCGCCGCATGATCATTGGAATCACCGTGACCTGTATCGCACTGGGGTTGGGTAGCACACTGTATTTAGCCAAGTACAAGAGTGAGGGGTTTCTGCAATTTGGTGGCGCCATTCCCTTGCCGGCAGAAAAAACAGCGAAAACAAAAGACCTTAAAGAACCCCCTGCCGGCATTCAGCTCAGTGACTACAAGCGCTACTCAGCAGCATTTGGCAGTCGCGGCCGCTTCGATGACTTTGTGCATGCAGCCAAACTCGACAATACTCCCGGCATCGCTGGTCTGCGCAAGAACATCACCAGCGAAAAAAACTTGAATGCCATCGTCGTGCCAATTTTCCCGTTCACCAAACTCGATGCCAAGGACTTGATGGAGCAACCCAAGGAAAGCAGCAATAATGTGATCGGTTTGCGCATCAACTACGAGGCCCAGACCCCGGAAGAGGCGCAACGCATCGTCGCCCTGCTGGGCCGTTACACCATGGACACGATTGTTTACCTGATCTATACGGATTCGCTGCGCTTCAAGCATCTGGAAATTACCGCAAAAATCACCAAACTTGATAATGACATCATTGGCAGCAAGCAAAAACTGGCGGAATATAGCAGGCGCATCAACGATCTCAAACAGATCGTCGCCCGCTACCCGAAGACCGACGTGCAAAACACATCGCAAGTCGTCACCGTGACGGATGAAAACTCGCGCTACCTATCGCCAGTGACGCAACTGATGACTGCCGAGGTCGAAGCCAGTACGGCGCAAGAAGTCATCTACCAAGCGAAGCGGGAACAGCAACAATATCTGTTGTTACGTGATTACTACGATATCGCCAAAGCGACACTCGACGCCAACAAGTCAGGCGAGGCGGTGCTACGCGCACTGGAAGCCAGCAAGGAACATGCATTCAAAACCAAAGACTTGAATGACGAACTGGTCAAAGAGGTGTACAACAAAGTTACAGTCGACAATCAAAACTCTATCAATCTGTATCTGGAACAAAGCCGCTTCATCGCCGGCCCGAGTTTGCCCGAAAATCGTACCACCCGCCTATCCACAGCCCTCATGGCGAGCGCCTTGCTTGGACTCTTCCTCGGCTGCATGATTGCACTGGGGCGGCAATGGTGGTTGGCGAACCGCGAGCAGTTGGCTGACTAG
- a CDS encoding DEAD/DEAH box helicase yields MSETESTPTPSPAIAPEAAPAAAPAPAASAAPTLTFADFGLAPEIQRALTDQGYTRPTPIQEQAIPVVLQGRDVMGAAQTGTGKTAGFSLPIIQLLMAHASSSMSPARHPVRALILTPTRELAVQVAENVKAYAKHTPLRSTVVFGGMDMKPQTVILRGGVEIVIATPGRLLDHIEQKNISLSQVQMLVMDEADRMLDMGFLPDLQRIINLLPKQRQNLMFSATFSPEIKKLAATFLNDPLTIEVARSNQTADKVTQVVYKVTEDQKHALVAHLLRQRDLKQVIVFSNTKIGASRLARVLEQEGMSATAIHGDKSQQERMAALEAFKKGEIDVLVATDVAARGLDISDLPCVINFDLPYNAEDYVHRIGRTGRAGASGDAISIYSDKDERLLTDIEKLIKQSIKRGELTGFNPAPARSSSDSERRPPRRTEGSEARPARAPAPESRHAGDSSRDSRSAERGARPAFGPGARREKADPWFLKPYEPAKAAAPAAASMAPVAAKPKQKVAALLGGLLKQ; encoded by the coding sequence ATGTCTGAAACCGAATCGACTCCTACGCCCAGCCCGGCGATTGCCCCTGAAGCGGCGCCCGCCGCTGCACCTGCACCTGCAGCATCCGCTGCCCCCACCCTGACTTTCGCCGACTTTGGCCTCGCGCCTGAAATCCAGCGCGCACTGACCGATCAGGGTTACACCCGTCCGACACCGATCCAGGAGCAAGCCATTCCCGTGGTGCTGCAAGGGCGCGATGTGATGGGCGCCGCGCAAACGGGCACCGGCAAGACCGCCGGTTTTTCCTTGCCGATCATCCAGTTGCTGATGGCGCATGCCAGCAGCAGCATGTCGCCCGCGCGCCACCCGGTACGCGCGCTGATCCTCACCCCGACCCGCGAACTGGCGGTGCAGGTGGCAGAAAACGTCAAGGCCTACGCCAAGCACACGCCGCTGCGTTCGACGGTCGTTTTCGGCGGCATGGACATGAAGCCGCAAACGGTCATCTTGCGCGGCGGCGTGGAAATTGTCATCGCCACGCCGGGCCGTTTGCTCGACCATATCGAGCAAAAGAACATCAGCCTGAGCCAGGTGCAGATGCTGGTCATGGATGAAGCCGACCGCATGCTGGACATGGGCTTCCTGCCGGACTTGCAGCGCATCATCAACTTGCTGCCGAAGCAGCGCCAGAACCTGATGTTCTCGGCCACGTTCTCGCCAGAAATCAAGAAGCTGGCCGCCACCTTCCTCAACGATCCGCTGACGATCGAAGTGGCGCGCAGCAATCAGACGGCCGACAAGGTCACGCAAGTGGTCTACAAGGTGACGGAAGACCAGAAGCATGCCCTGGTCGCCCATCTGCTGCGCCAGCGCGACCTGAAACAGGTCATCGTCTTCTCGAACACCAAGATCGGCGCCTCGCGCCTGGCCCGCGTGCTGGAGCAGGAAGGCATGAGCGCCACGGCGATTCATGGCGACAAGAGCCAGCAAGAGCGCATGGCGGCGCTGGAAGCGTTCAAGAAGGGCGAGATCGACGTGCTGGTCGCGACCGACGTGGCGGCGCGCGGCCTGGATATTTCCGACTTGCCTTGCGTGATCAACTTCGATTTGCCGTACAACGCGGAAGACTATGTGCACCGCATCGGCCGTACTGGCCGCGCCGGCGCATCGGGCGACGCCATTTCGATCTATTCGGACAAGGATGAGCGCCTGCTGACGGACATCGAAAAACTCATCAAGCAAAGCATCAAGCGCGGTGAATTGACGGGTTTCAATCCGGCTCCTGCCCGCAGCAGCAGCGACAGCGAGCGCCGTCCGCCGCGCCGCACCGAAGGTAGCGAGGCGCGCCCCGCGCGCGCACCCGCGCCCGAGAGCCGCCATGCTGGCGACAGCAGCCGCGACAGTCGCTCCGCCGAGCGCGGTGCGCGTCCTGCCTTTGGTCCCGGCGCCCGCCGCGAAAAGGCCGATCCCTGGTTCCTGAAGCCGTATGAACCGGCCAAGGCAGCCGCTCCCGCTGCCGCCAGCATGGCGCCAGTCGCGGCCAAGCCGAAGCAGAAGGTGGCGGCGTTGTTGGGTGGGTTGTTGAAGCAATAA
- a CDS encoding methyl-accepting chemotaxis protein, translated as MKWFFDLKIATKLILSFGAVLLLTAALGVSAIFSMARINAASTDLSENWMPSVLTAMNIRSDVSDFRRWELAHMLAAQDADMAQNETRMTETQAKLKADADKYRSLISAAGEKEVFERFLALNDEFMRLHATMLSLSREMKKEEARALAVGPSAKVMTEMMAALDKLVSINTDGGVRSSASADATYAASRASLIGLVVGIVVIGMLLALWVARSVARPLIAAVGVARQVAAGDLTAHIVVQSQDETGQLMQALKDMNASLQTLVGQVRSGTDTIATASSQIAAGNQDLSSRTEEQASSLEETASSMEELTSTVKQNADNARQANTMALTSSSIAIEGGKVVGEVVGTMASINASSRKIVDIIAVIDGIAFQTNILALNAAVEAARAGEQGRGFAVVATEVRNLAQRSAAAAKDIKVLIGDSVEKVEAGSKLVDQAGRTMDDIVASITRVTDIMSEITAASSEQSAGIEQVNQAIAQMDQVTQQNAALVEEAAAAAESMQEQAASLSEVVSIFKLDVASTAVSRPRAPAKAQAVVAPAPVSRQLASTARRTAPVDEWESF; from the coding sequence ATGAAATGGTTTTTTGATCTGAAAATTGCCACCAAGCTGATCTTGTCGTTTGGCGCCGTGCTGCTGTTGACGGCCGCGCTGGGCGTGTCGGCGATCTTTTCCATGGCGCGCATCAATGCCGCGTCGACCGACCTGTCTGAGAACTGGATGCCCAGCGTGCTGACGGCCATGAACATACGCAGCGATGTCAGCGATTTCCGCCGCTGGGAGCTGGCGCACATGCTGGCCGCGCAGGATGCCGATATGGCGCAGAACGAAACGCGCATGACGGAAACCCAGGCCAAGTTGAAGGCCGATGCCGACAAGTACCGCAGCCTGATTTCCGCGGCGGGCGAGAAGGAAGTGTTCGAGCGCTTCCTGGCGCTCAACGATGAATTCATGCGCCTGCATGCAACCATGCTGAGCTTGTCGCGCGAGATGAAAAAGGAAGAGGCACGCGCGCTGGCCGTGGGGCCGTCGGCCAAGGTCATGACGGAGATGATGGCGGCCTTGGATAAACTGGTGTCGATTAATACGGATGGCGGCGTGCGTTCGAGCGCCAGCGCCGACGCAACGTATGCGGCCTCGCGCGCCAGCCTGATCGGCCTGGTGGTGGGCATCGTCGTCATCGGCATGCTGCTGGCGCTGTGGGTGGCGCGCAGCGTGGCGCGTCCGCTGATCGCGGCCGTCGGCGTGGCGCGCCAGGTGGCGGCTGGCGACTTGACGGCGCATATTGTTGTGCAATCGCAAGACGAAACGGGGCAATTGATGCAGGCCCTGAAAGACATGAACGCCAGCCTGCAGACGCTGGTGGGCCAGGTGCGCAGCGGCACCGATACCATCGCCACGGCGTCGAGCCAGATCGCGGCCGGCAACCAGGATTTGTCGTCGCGCACGGAAGAGCAGGCCAGTTCGCTGGAAGAAACGGCCTCGTCAATGGAAGAGCTGACGTCGACTGTGAAGCAGAATGCGGACAATGCGCGCCAGGCCAACACCATGGCGCTGACCTCGTCGAGCATCGCCATCGAGGGCGGCAAGGTGGTCGGCGAAGTGGTGGGCACGATGGCGTCGATCAATGCCTCGTCGCGCAAGATCGTCGACATCATCGCCGTCATCGACGGCATTGCCTTCCAGACCAATATCCTGGCCCTGAATGCGGCCGTCGAGGCGGCGCGTGCAGGCGAACAGGGGCGCGGCTTTGCCGTCGTGGCCACGGAAGTGCGCAACCTGGCGCAACGCTCGGCTGCGGCGGCCAAGGATATCAAGGTCCTGATCGGCGATTCGGTCGAGAAAGTCGAGGCGGGATCGAAACTCGTGGATCAGGCGGGCCGCACGATGGATGACATCGTTGCCAGCATCACCCGCGTGACGGACATCATGAGCGAGATCACGGCTGCCAGCAGCGAGCAGAGCGCCGGTATCGAGCAAGTCAACCAGGCGATCGCCCAGATGGACCAGGTGACGCAGCAAAATGCGGCCCTGGTGGAAGAGGCGGCCGCGGCGGCTGAATCGATGCAGGAGCAGGCCGCCAGCCTGAGCGAAGTGGTCAGCATCTTCAAGCTCGATGTGGCCAGCACCGCCGTGAGCCGGCCGCGCGCGCCAGCCAAGGCGCAGGCAGTCGTCGCGCCCGCACCGGTGTCGCGTCAGTTGGCCAGCACGGCGCGTCGCACGGCGCCAGTGGATGAGTGGGAAAGCTTTTAA
- a CDS encoding polysaccharide biosynthesis protein, whose translation MKSFLDLSRFHKQIIAASADFLMLPLIFSTAILLRYDVVDMVILKQYYWLILLVPVVSLPVFVRLGLYRAVIRFIDQKIVYVVILGVSISVALLVASAAILTHMSGLSRGVFGIYWVSAIMYMVASRFVARGFLLHANAERAPVRVAIYGGGKAGTQLATALRAGHDYLPVAFIDDKKEMEGATIAGIKVYPASELDALIAKMDFSEVLLAMPSLAKGQQKLILEKLAVHKVKIKVTPPIGSLVSGELRAQDVRDIEIEDLLGRDQVTPNRHLLASCITGKSVMVTGAGGSIGSELCRQIIRLQPSHLILLDMTEFALYSIKQELRSLMSAHDLHIELMPFLGSVLDTEKCTRVMRTFAVETVYHAAAYKHVPLVEHNPIEGVNNNVFGTLSLAKAAMAAGVGCFVLISTDKAVRPTNVMGATKRLAELILQGFARKQTKTRFCMVRFGNVLGSSGSVVPLFRKQIMAGGPITLTHPEITRYFMTIPEAAQLVLQAGAMGEGGDVFVLDMGEPVKILDLAERMVHLSGLEVKSKSAPDGIEIVHVGLRPGEKLYEELLIGDNVEGTEHPLIMRAQESEIPHAELQLLLRELDDACQRFSYEDVRMVLLKAVKEYAPQCGIEDLIWSERNKALVQP comes from the coding sequence ATGAAATCCTTTCTTGATCTTTCGCGTTTCCATAAGCAAATCATAGCGGCATCAGCAGATTTTTTGATGTTGCCGCTAATTTTTTCTACCGCTATCCTCCTTCGTTACGATGTCGTGGATATGGTGATATTAAAGCAATATTATTGGCTAATTCTATTGGTACCGGTCGTTTCCTTGCCCGTGTTCGTGCGACTAGGCTTATATCGCGCCGTCATCCGCTTCATCGATCAAAAGATTGTCTACGTGGTAATCCTCGGCGTGTCGATCTCCGTTGCACTACTCGTGGCTTCCGCTGCCATCCTCACACATATGAGCGGCCTCTCACGAGGCGTCTTTGGCATCTACTGGGTCAGTGCCATCATGTATATGGTGGCAAGTCGCTTCGTCGCGCGCGGCTTCTTGTTGCATGCCAATGCAGAACGGGCCCCGGTACGCGTGGCCATCTATGGCGGAGGCAAGGCTGGTACCCAGCTGGCCACCGCATTACGGGCAGGCCACGACTATCTGCCTGTGGCTTTTATCGACGACAAAAAAGAGATGGAAGGTGCGACCATCGCGGGTATCAAAGTCTATCCAGCCAGCGAACTGGATGCCTTGATCGCCAAAATGGATTTCTCAGAGGTGTTGCTGGCCATGCCTTCGCTTGCCAAAGGCCAGCAAAAACTCATCTTGGAAAAATTGGCCGTCCATAAAGTCAAAATCAAGGTGACACCGCCAATCGGCAGCCTCGTGAGTGGCGAATTGCGCGCACAGGACGTGCGCGACATCGAAATCGAGGATTTGCTAGGACGCGATCAGGTAACGCCAAACCGCCACCTTCTGGCCAGCTGTATTACTGGCAAATCGGTCATGGTCACGGGGGCCGGCGGCTCCATCGGTTCGGAACTATGCCGCCAGATCATCCGCCTGCAGCCGAGTCACTTAATCCTGCTGGACATGACAGAATTTGCCTTGTATTCGATCAAGCAAGAGCTGCGATCACTCATGTCAGCGCACGATCTGCACATTGAATTGATGCCCTTTCTCGGCTCCGTGCTCGATACAGAGAAATGCACCCGCGTCATGCGTACGTTTGCCGTCGAAACGGTCTACCACGCCGCAGCCTATAAGCATGTGCCACTGGTTGAACATAACCCCATTGAAGGCGTCAATAACAATGTCTTTGGTACGTTAAGCCTTGCCAAGGCAGCGATGGCAGCCGGCGTCGGTTGCTTTGTTCTCATTTCAACGGACAAGGCCGTGCGTCCCACCAATGTCATGGGCGCAACCAAACGCCTGGCGGAATTGATTTTGCAAGGTTTTGCGCGCAAACAAACGAAAACCCGCTTTTGCATGGTGCGCTTTGGCAACGTACTGGGCTCATCCGGCTCGGTCGTGCCACTCTTCCGCAAACAAATCATGGCGGGTGGCCCCATTACCCTGACGCATCCCGAAATCACACGTTATTTCATGACCATTCCTGAGGCGGCGCAATTGGTGCTACAGGCTGGCGCAATGGGGGAAGGTGGAGACGTCTTCGTACTTGACATGGGTGAGCCCGTGAAGATTCTGGATCTGGCCGAACGCATGGTGCATCTGAGCGGCCTGGAAGTAAAGAGCAAGTCGGCCCCGGACGGCATCGAAATCGTCCATGTCGGCCTGCGGCCCGGCGAGAAGCTATACGAAGAACTACTCATCGGCGACAATGTCGAAGGCACCGAGCACCCGCTGATCATGCGCGCACAGGAATCTGAAATACCGCACGCCGAATTGCAGCTACTGCTACGCGAACTCGACGATGCTTGCCAGCGTTTCTCATATGAAGATGTGCGCATGGTACTACTGAAGGCGGTGAAGGAATATGCGCCACAATGCGGCATTGAAGATTTGATCTGGTCCGAAAGGAACAAGGCGCTGGTACAGCCCTGA
- a CDS encoding oxidoreductase-like domain-containing protein, with product MPTPPFLHDPQPQAPSKPGNDECCHSGCTFCVLEMYQEDLAAYEEALRAWQQRQQAAAAPATPGIKKPRKRA from the coding sequence ATGCCCACCCCGCCTTTCCTCCACGATCCGCAACCGCAAGCGCCCAGCAAGCCGGGCAATGACGAGTGTTGCCACAGCGGTTGCACCTTTTGCGTGCTGGAAATGTACCAGGAAGACCTGGCCGCCTACGAAGAGGCCCTGAGGGCGTGGCAGCAGCGCCAGCAAGCCGCTGCCGCCCCCGCCACCCCAGGCATCAAGAAACCGCGCAAGCGCGCTTAA